From a region of the Flavobacterium branchiarum genome:
- a CDS encoding GSCFA domain-containing protein, which produces MQFRTPVPISQSNNPIDYSSKVVSLGSCFAVNMAEKLDYFKFYNNCNPLGILFHPLAIEKLIDFAVSQKTFTEKDVFFHNERWHSFDAHSDLSNGNKEDLIYNLNQITKKAHQELAEATHIIITYGTSWVYRAKESDAVVANCHKVPQKQFSKELLSVEIIEESIKKTIDLIASINSEAKIIFTISPVRHIKDGFVENQWSKSNLISSLHSTLNREEYKMKTGYFASYEIMMDELRDYRFYAEDMLHPNQIAIDYIWERFSENYISKEGIAIKQEIYEIQKGLSHRSFNPDSEQHRAFLSKLNKRIKTIEEKWPYIKF; this is translated from the coding sequence ATGCAATTCAGAACTCCAGTCCCTATTTCGCAAAGTAATAATCCGATCGATTATAGTTCTAAAGTAGTGTCTTTAGGTTCTTGTTTTGCTGTAAATATGGCAGAGAAATTAGATTATTTTAAGTTCTATAATAATTGTAATCCATTAGGGATTTTATTTCATCCTTTGGCAATTGAAAAATTGATAGATTTTGCAGTTTCACAAAAGACATTTACAGAAAAGGATGTGTTTTTTCATAATGAACGTTGGCATTCGTTTGATGCGCATTCAGATTTAAGTAATGGAAACAAAGAAGATTTGATTTATAATCTCAATCAGATTACTAAAAAGGCACATCAAGAGTTAGCTGAAGCGACGCACATTATTATAACCTATGGAACTTCGTGGGTCTATCGTGCAAAAGAGAGTGATGCAGTAGTTGCTAATTGTCATAAAGTACCACAAAAACAATTTTCAAAAGAACTTTTGTCAGTTGAGATAATCGAAGAAAGCATAAAAAAAACAATAGATTTAATTGCTTCAATTAACTCAGAAGCAAAAATCATTTTTACCATATCTCCCGTTCGTCATATAAAAGATGGTTTTGTCGAAAATCAATGGAGTAAATCAAATTTGATATCTTCACTGCATTCTACTTTAAATAGAGAAGAATATAAGATGAAAACAGGATACTTTGCTTCTTATGAAATCATGATGGATGAACTTCGCGATTATCGATTTTACGCAGAAGATATGTTGCATCCCAATCAAATTGCTATCGATTATATCTGGGAACGTTTTAGTGAAAACTATATTTCTAAGGAAGGAATTGCTATAAAGCAAGAGATTTATGAAATACAAAAAGGATTATCGCATAGAAGTTTTAATCCTGATTCAGAACAACACCGTGCTTTTTTATCAAAGTTGAATAAGAGAATAAAAACTATAGAAGAAAAGTGGCCATATATAAAATTTTAA
- a CDS encoding ABC transporter ATP-binding protein: MKLLYSYIIKHKMLLFLALIMASINICFSLSDSIITGKLMQDCGVGLAKYKGNEIGFIKSVAFWLGLSLGAAMISRITKNFQDYFTNVVIQRTGAQMYTDGIKKSLDLPFAEFEDQRSGETLSKLTKVRSDSEKLITLSISLIFQTVIGFIFVIIYVARIDYRISIIFLITAPIIALVSSYLGKKIKIVSRKIVNQTNALAGSTTESLRNIELVKSLGLTYQEEKRLNLNTFKILQLELEKIRFIRSLSFIQGTTVHFLRTCVVFTLYYFLFGQKIIVGDLLTMVFFTFFIFGPLQELGNFIIALNETKVSMENFKTLLSAPKEFRPKNPKHVGPIRSLLFSNVSFQHKTAKFKAVEDINFDIKQGQTVAFVGPSGSGKTTLVKLLVGLYTPAQGKILYNDIDSTEIDLLDLRKQLGFVTQDAQLFSGTIRENLLFVRPSATDEDLYDALKRASCEKLLQRAEDGLNTTIGEGGIKVSGGEKQRLSIARAILRNPNLLIFDEATSALDSITEEEINTTIRNISDKNRITVLIAHRLSTVMHADKIFVLEQGKIIEQGKHDDLVLEKGLYYAMWRQQIGERK; the protein is encoded by the coding sequence ATGAAATTACTATATTCTTATATAATCAAACATAAAATGCTTTTGTTCTTAGCCTTAATTATGGCGTCAATAAACATTTGTTTCAGTTTATCCGACTCTATTATTACTGGTAAATTAATGCAGGACTGTGGTGTTGGATTAGCTAAATACAAAGGAAATGAAATTGGTTTCATTAAATCTGTAGCATTCTGGTTAGGTCTATCACTTGGTGCAGCCATGATTTCTAGAATTACCAAAAACTTCCAAGATTATTTTACCAATGTTGTGATCCAGCGAACTGGTGCCCAAATGTATACTGATGGAATTAAAAAATCACTTGATTTGCCTTTTGCTGAATTTGAGGACCAACGTAGTGGCGAAACATTAAGCAAACTTACCAAAGTGCGCTCTGACTCTGAAAAATTAATTACTCTTTCTATTTCTCTGATTTTCCAAACTGTTATCGGATTCATATTTGTTATCATTTATGTTGCTCGAATTGATTATCGTATTTCAATAATATTCCTAATTACTGCTCCAATCATTGCTTTAGTAAGTTCGTATTTAGGGAAGAAAATAAAAATTGTATCTCGAAAAATTGTGAATCAAACCAATGCATTGGCAGGCTCTACAACCGAGAGTTTAAGAAATATTGAACTTGTAAAAAGCCTCGGATTAACCTATCAAGAAGAAAAACGTTTGAATTTAAATACATTTAAAATTCTGCAACTTGAACTAGAAAAAATACGTTTTATCAGAAGTTTAAGTTTTATACAGGGTACTACAGTTCACTTTTTAAGAACCTGTGTAGTTTTTACTCTCTATTATTTCTTGTTTGGACAAAAAATAATTGTGGGTGATTTGCTAACGATGGTATTCTTTACCTTTTTCATTTTTGGCCCATTGCAAGAATTAGGAAACTTTATTATCGCTCTTAATGAAACCAAAGTTTCTATGGAGAATTTCAAAACCTTATTGAGTGCTCCAAAAGAATTTCGTCCAAAAAACCCAAAACATGTTGGCCCTATTCGCTCATTGCTTTTTTCGAATGTGAGTTTCCAACATAAAACGGCTAAATTCAAAGCAGTAGAAGATATTAATTTTGATATTAAACAAGGCCAAACTGTTGCTTTTGTAGGACCATCGGGTTCTGGAAAAACAACTTTAGTAAAATTACTAGTCGGATTATACACTCCTGCCCAAGGTAAAATTCTATACAATGATATTGATTCTACCGAAATTGATTTATTAGATCTAAGAAAACAACTTGGATTTGTAACTCAGGATGCCCAATTATTCTCTGGAACAATTAGAGAGAATTTATTATTCGTAAGACCATCAGCAACAGATGAAGATTTGTATGATGCCTTAAAAAGAGCCAGCTGTGAGAAACTTTTACAACGTGCCGAAGATGGTTTAAACACCACAATTGGTGAAGGTGGTATTAAAGTTTCGGGTGGAGAAAAACAACGTTTATCTATTGCTCGTGCCATATTGAGAAACCCAAATTTATTAATTTTTGACGAAGCAACTTCTGCATTAGATTCTATCACCGAAGAAGAAATCAATACTACAATCCGAAATATATCTGATAAAAATAGAATCACTGTTTTAATTGCTCACCGATTATCAACTGTAATGCATGCTGATAAAATATTTGTATTAGAACAAGGTAAAATTATTGAGCAAGGCAAACACGACGATTTAGTACTCGAAAAAGGCTTGTATTATGCCATGTGGCGCCAACAAATTGGAGAACGAAAATAG
- a CDS encoding site-specific integrase: METVKRSTFKLLFYLKKNEPKKNGNVPVMGRITIDGTPKTFGTKLEIDPNTWDLKHGRVQGKSTTALTTNQKLDKIRVRINKIYDDMLKDEGFATSQKVKLSFLGVGVMDDAVLKVFKEQNEDFEKMVAKGKRSSNTYYKYKVVFNHLTEFIKARYHRDDMAFRELTSDFIREFDFFLRIDKECTHNTVWVYTMPVIALADLAIKKGLIRQNPFEDYEISMQETDRSYLLKEAVEKLLFLKPSKPKYELVKDIFIFSCFTGLSYIDVKKLKWSNIQSFFDGHQWIISRRKKSDVASNVRLMEIPKRIIEKYRGITRNDFIFPVPSNATCNNHVAKLIEEAEIVTEQKVTFHTARHTFATMFLTEGVPLESLSKMMGHKNISTTQIYAKITSQKISKDMDLVSPKFASLETAFISMEPDTPSQPDFIIVEDELELVT; this comes from the coding sequence ATGGAGACAGTTAAAAGATCCACTTTCAAGCTATTGTTTTACTTGAAGAAAAATGAACCCAAAAAAAATGGTAATGTACCTGTAATGGGACGTATTACTATTGATGGTACACCAAAAACTTTTGGAACCAAACTGGAAATTGATCCCAATACTTGGGATTTAAAACACGGACGCGTACAGGGAAAAAGCACAACAGCACTAACTACCAATCAAAAATTGGATAAAATTCGTGTACGTATCAATAAGATTTATGATGATATGCTTAAAGATGAAGGTTTTGCTACTTCACAGAAAGTTAAGCTCTCTTTTTTAGGTGTCGGTGTGATGGATGATGCAGTACTCAAAGTTTTCAAAGAACAAAATGAGGATTTTGAAAAAATGGTGGCAAAAGGTAAGCGCTCGTCAAACACTTATTATAAGTACAAAGTTGTTTTCAATCATCTGACGGAATTTATAAAAGCTAGGTATCATCGGGATGATATGGCTTTTCGTGAGCTTACATCTGATTTTATCAGGGAGTTCGATTTTTTCCTTCGCATTGATAAAGAATGTACACACAATACGGTATGGGTTTATACAATGCCTGTTATAGCTTTAGCTGACCTAGCTATTAAAAAAGGATTGATACGTCAAAATCCATTTGAGGATTACGAAATAAGCATGCAGGAAACTGATCGTAGCTATCTTTTGAAGGAGGCTGTGGAAAAATTGTTATTCTTAAAACCCTCTAAGCCGAAATATGAACTGGTTAAAGACATTTTCATTTTTAGTTGCTTTACAGGGTTGTCTTACATTGACGTTAAAAAGCTAAAGTGGAGCAACATTCAATCCTTCTTTGACGGTCATCAATGGATTATCAGCCGAAGAAAGAAATCGGATGTTGCATCAAATGTTCGTTTGATGGAAATTCCCAAACGGATCATTGAAAAATACAGAGGTATTACAAGAAATGATTTCATATTTCCAGTTCCATCCAATGCAACATGTAATAATCATGTAGCTAAACTGATTGAAGAAGCTGAAATTGTCACTGAACAAAAAGTGACGTTCCATACGGCACGACATACTTTTGCAACAATGTTTTTAACAGAGGGAGTACCTCTTGAAAGCCTTAGTAAGATGATGGGACATAAGAATATTTCTACCACTCAGATTTATGCTAAGATTACAAGTCAGAAGATCAGCAAGGATATGGATTTGGTTTCTCCGAAATTTGCTTCTCTGGAAACAGCATTCATTTCAATGGAACCAGATACGCCTTCACAGCCCGATTTCATAATAGTTGAAGATGAATTAGAACTGGTCACTTAA
- a CDS encoding DUF4238 domain-containing protein: protein MGISRRHHYIPQFLIKKFADSDNMLYLYDKEKKTFAKEKRSPKSIFFEMNRNILDFGGTANDNLEKLYAELDEKFSRDLTEIIATKNITEEGLTSLLVMVSSLKWRLPVNDELFYDKDRQYTYDKLPISIKAINDDGSQNTEAIEHLLNSEIFNRTKRLIFPFLPFYNNYEIAEDKLSKLHQNSYIDSNEIITSILGDSPIIESKRSDIEDFGNFILPLGNKETFICSDSGNKKVNSIAFYVNKDLAMFHQAKKYVVCCNKDHLAAIIYAYQNLHSVGQTNLIHEHIFKFV, encoded by the coding sequence ATGGGTATTTCAAGACGTCATCATTATATTCCGCAGTTCCTTATCAAGAAATTTGCTGATTCGGACAATATGCTTTATCTGTATGATAAAGAAAAAAAAACCTTTGCAAAGGAAAAGAGAAGCCCCAAATCTATATTCTTTGAGATGAATAGGAATATCCTTGATTTTGGCGGAACAGCAAACGATAATCTTGAAAAGTTGTATGCTGAACTTGACGAAAAATTTTCCCGTGATCTGACAGAAATAATTGCGACTAAAAATATCACTGAAGAAGGGCTTACTTCTTTACTTGTAATGGTTTCTTCATTAAAATGGCGATTACCCGTTAATGATGAACTGTTCTATGATAAAGATAGACAGTATACATACGATAAATTACCGATCTCGATAAAGGCCATAAATGATGATGGCTCTCAAAATACGGAGGCTATCGAGCATCTACTCAATTCTGAAATTTTCAACCGTACAAAACGACTAATCTTTCCGTTCTTACCATTCTATAATAATTATGAAATAGCAGAAGATAAATTATCAAAATTACATCAGAACAGCTATATTGATTCAAATGAGATAATTACATCTATCCTAGGAGATTCACCAATTATTGAAAGCAAACGTTCCGATATAGAAGATTTTGGGAACTTCATTTTACCTCTAGGTAATAAAGAAACTTTCATTTGCAGTGACTCGGGTAACAAGAAGGTCAACAGTATAGCTTTTTATGTAAATAAAGATTTAGCAATGTTTCATCAGGCAAAAAAGTATGTCGTCTGCTGTAATAAAGACCATCTTGCTGCTATTATTTATGCGTACCAAAATTTACATAGTGTAGGGCAAACAAATCTTATTCATGAACACATTTTCAAGTTTGTGTAA
- a CDS encoding single-stranded DNA-binding protein: MNITGRLTRDAEVRTTSQDKQVVNFSVATNDSYKNKQGERIEQTTYFDCSYWITPNVARLLTKGTLVELTGRVSTRAWTGNDGEPKAGLNFHTSQIKLHGGSRKTETVQATNNNKGKVTAEQTKDDLPF, from the coding sequence ATGAACATCACAGGAAGATTGACAAGGGATGCGGAAGTACGCACAACGTCACAGGACAAACAAGTAGTAAACTTTTCAGTAGCAACAAACGACAGCTACAAAAACAAGCAGGGCGAACGCATAGAGCAAACCACCTATTTCGACTGCTCGTACTGGATAACTCCCAACGTAGCCAGACTACTCACAAAAGGCACACTGGTAGAACTAACAGGCAGAGTAAGTACAAGAGCGTGGACAGGAAATGACGGAGAGCCAAAAGCAGGACTGAATTTTCATACCTCACAAATCAAACTGCACGGAGGTAGCAGGAAAACAGAAACCGTACAGGCTACTAATAATAACAAAGGTAAGGTTACAGCGGAGCAGACCAAAGACGACCTACCATTTTAA
- a CDS encoding DUF932 domain-containing protein: MAHNINFNSKTGRYSFFSVKEKAWHGLGQIVQDYPTSEQAIRHAGLDYEVVKSPLFTKGSGIIETTNGIEIGSSELEVHNYFANIRTDNNAVLGVVGKDYHIVQNRDAFSFFDSIVGGTDGILYETAGALGNGERIFITAKLPSYIRVGNGDDVTEKYIFLTTSHDGSGSITAAFTPIRIVCQNTLNASLRNMSNVVRIKHTAGAKQRLDNAHKVMGLANQFSDQLEGIFNEWTKVKVSDQEVKKLIQLALCPNKETLELLKKGAEDEVSTVFKNVVEDAFAYAMVSDTQQMDTTKGTLFGAYNAVTGYYQNVRSYKDNEAKLQSIVMGGTAQLKSQKAFELCTSFQKVGEEVFQLN, encoded by the coding sequence ATGGCACATAATATCAATTTCAACAGCAAGACAGGACGTTACTCATTCTTTAGTGTAAAGGAAAAAGCGTGGCACGGTTTGGGGCAAATCGTACAGGATTATCCGACAAGCGAGCAGGCTATCAGACACGCAGGGTTAGATTATGAAGTGGTAAAATCTCCACTCTTTACCAAAGGTTCGGGTATTATCGAAACCACTAACGGCATAGAGATAGGCAGTAGCGAACTGGAAGTACATAACTATTTCGCCAACATACGCACCGATAACAATGCCGTATTGGGTGTGGTGGGTAAAGACTACCATATCGTACAAAACAGGGATGCTTTTTCATTCTTTGACAGTATTGTAGGCGGTACAGACGGTATTTTATACGAAACCGCAGGAGCTTTAGGTAATGGGGAACGCATTTTTATTACAGCCAAATTGCCGAGTTATATCCGTGTGGGCAATGGCGATGATGTGACAGAAAAATACATCTTCCTAACAACTTCGCACGACGGTAGCGGAAGTATTACAGCCGCTTTTACACCTATCCGTATCGTTTGCCAAAATACCTTAAACGCTTCTTTGCGTAATATGAGCAATGTGGTACGCATCAAGCACACCGCAGGAGCAAAACAACGTTTGGACAATGCTCATAAAGTTATGGGATTGGCTAACCAGTTTAGCGACCAGTTAGAGGGTATTTTCAATGAGTGGACGAAAGTCAAAGTATCAGACCAAGAGGTTAAAAAGCTAATCCAACTGGCACTTTGTCCGAATAAGGAAACATTGGAATTACTGAAAAAAGGTGCGGAAGATGAAGTTTCCACCGTATTCAAAAACGTGGTTGAAGATGCTTTTGCTTATGCAATGGTAAGCGATACCCAACAAATGGACACCACCAAAGGCACATTGTTCGGGGCATATAATGCAGTAACAGGCTACTATCAGAACGTAAGAAGCTACAAAGACAACGAAGCCAAGTTACAGAGTATTGTAATGGGCGGTACTGCTCAACTCAAATCACAGAAAGCATTTGAACTGTGTACCTCTTTTCAGAAAGTCGGTGAAGAGGTTTTTCAACTTAATTAA
- a CDS encoding PRTRC system protein E, producing MNTNFFNQIQQLDFTGVLQLNISKGTETKLIVSVMLNNDECGDNAKNLIPPLTFNATAQEFDEGFFEQITAPVQTVSGMMVDMEKFLKQMEEVKKQSAMEKEKADKEKKEKEARDKKYKEAMAKADELEKEGKFREAWMKVPNPADFPDYADAIRKRKTSLSDKFATPSLFGATEETTPEPIQSTVVTEDYPIDEAGEEE from the coding sequence ATGAATACAAATTTTTTCAATCAGATACAGCAGTTGGACTTTACAGGAGTATTGCAACTGAACATTTCAAAGGGAACAGAAACCAAGCTAATAGTATCGGTTATGCTTAACAATGATGAGTGCGGAGATAACGCCAAAAACCTTATTCCACCCCTTACATTCAATGCTACCGCACAGGAGTTTGACGAGGGATTTTTTGAGCAGATAACCGCACCAGTACAAACCGTTTCGGGCATGATGGTAGATATGGAAAAGTTTCTAAAACAAATGGAGGAAGTCAAAAAGCAATCGGCAATGGAAAAGGAAAAAGCCGATAAGGAGAAGAAAGAAAAAGAAGCCAGGGACAAGAAGTATAAAGAAGCTATGGCAAAGGCTGACGAATTGGAAAAAGAGGGCAAATTCCGTGAAGCGTGGATGAAAGTGCCGAACCCTGCCGATTTTCCCGACTATGCCGATGCCATACGCAAACGCAAAACTTCACTATCGGACAAATTTGCCACACCGAGCCTTTTCGGTGCAACAGAAGAAACAACACCCGAACCGATACAATCGACTGTAGTTACAGAGGATTACCCCATTGATGAAGCAGGTGAAGAAGAATAA
- a CDS encoding PRTRC system protein C translates to MLLATQLQRVFILNNKGQEIKLNDPEPQWSVQAVMNFYSNTYPILTTAKVSAPQIKDDTVQYRFESAMGTKG, encoded by the coding sequence ATGTTATTAGCAACGCAATTACAACGAGTTTTCATATTAAATAACAAGGGGCAGGAAATTAAACTGAACGACCCCGAACCGCAATGGAGTGTACAGGCAGTAATGAATTTTTATTCCAATACATACCCCATTCTGACCACCGCAAAAGTATCAGCACCACAAATCAAAGACGATACCGTACAGTACCGCTTTGAAAGTGCTATGGGAACAAAAGGTTAA
- a CDS encoding PRTRC system protein B, with the protein MNDITQDFGMLYYPKSALVFYQTTGKGNDTYVEHFDMDKNGMPINAHPLTVKEANQLAKALKTAKEEKEPLLKPQGVLSNQVLYFEPTGNKVVWFTKATQREMYFIESLGIPKGKANVPPMLWVANRSGLAVFALINGRRPTIKTKLYNAPFFNVYEDGNVCMGTVDVRIKKTASLEEFTNKWEGFFFNSYFSHLMHGHNPIKGNCVSLWENLIATGEAFPMEVLTKSNLTLKDILR; encoded by the coding sequence ATGAACGATATAACACAGGATTTCGGAATGCTGTACTATCCAAAATCAGCATTGGTATTTTATCAGACTACTGGAAAGGGTAACGATACTTATGTAGAGCATTTTGATATGGATAAAAACGGTATGCCCATTAATGCACACCCTTTGACCGTAAAAGAAGCGAACCAATTGGCAAAGGCTTTGAAGACCGCCAAAGAGGAAAAAGAACCGCTATTGAAACCGCAGGGAGTATTGAGCAATCAGGTTTTATACTTTGAGCCGACAGGAAACAAAGTGGTTTGGTTTACCAAAGCCACACAAAGGGAAATGTATTTTATTGAAAGTCTGGGAATACCCAAAGGCAAAGCCAATGTACCGCCTATGCTGTGGGTAGCGAACCGAAGCGGTTTAGCCGTTTTCGCTTTAATAAATGGCAGAAGACCTACGATAAAAACAAAGCTTTACAACGCTCCTTTTTTTAATGTGTACGAGGACGGCAATGTATGTATGGGTACAGTAGATGTACGCATAAAGAAAACCGCTTCATTGGAAGAATTTACAAACAAATGGGAAGGCTTTTTCTTTAACAGTTATTTCAGTCATTTAATGCACGGTCATAACCCGATAAAAGGAAATTGCGTAAGCCTTTGGGAAAATTTAATTGCCACAGGCGAAGCTTTTCCAATGGAAGTATTGACAAAAAGTAATCTAACCTTAAAAGACATATTGCGATGA
- a CDS encoding PRTRC system ThiF family protein — protein MNTEKIKVHFTDNSLINATNPISVNLIGAGGTGSKVLTALMEMNHSLIALGHAGLSVRLWDDDVITEANLGRQRFAECEVGLYKSAALINRANRFSGTNWKAETQKFEKDSLGKLPENAQATIFITCVDSVKARFGIAEILKALDNGKYYHHKPKYWLDYGNSQYTGQVLLSTIGDIKQPNSDIYETVANLPMVTDEFGALLKQSEQQDDTPSCSLAEALEKQDLYINSSLAQMGSSLLWGLFRNGLTEYRGFFLNLKDFRSQPIPVAR, from the coding sequence ATGAATACCGAAAAAATAAAAGTCCATTTTACGGACAATAGTTTAATAAATGCAACCAATCCTATATCGGTAAACCTTATCGGTGCAGGTGGTACAGGCTCAAAGGTTTTGACCGCCTTAATGGAAATGAACCATAGTTTGATTGCGTTAGGTCACGCAGGATTGTCCGTTCGCCTTTGGGATGATGATGTTATTACGGAAGCTAATTTGGGCAGACAGCGTTTTGCAGAATGCGAAGTAGGATTGTATAAATCTGCTGCTCTAATCAACCGAGCCAACCGCTTTTCAGGTACAAATTGGAAAGCCGAAACGCAGAAGTTTGAAAAGGACAGTTTGGGCAAACTTCCCGAAAACGCACAGGCTACTATCTTTATTACCTGTGTAGATAGTGTAAAGGCAAGATTTGGTATTGCTGAAATATTAAAAGCACTGGATAACGGAAAATATTATCATCATAAACCAAAATACTGGTTGGATTATGGTAACAGCCAATATACAGGACAAGTATTGTTATCAACTATTGGAGATATAAAACAACCCAATTCCGATATATATGAAACGGTAGCTAATCTGCCAATGGTTACAGATGAATTTGGTGCTTTGTTAAAGCAGTCCGAACAGCAAGACGATACACCAAGTTGCAGTTTAGCTGAAGCATTGGAAAAACAGGATTTATATATCAATTCGTCATTGGCTCAAATGGGTAGTTCTTTGTTATGGGGTTTATTTCGTAATGGATTGACCGAATACAGAGGTTTTTTTCTCAATCTGAAAGATTTTAGGTCACAGCCTATTCCAGTCGCCCGATAG
- a CDS encoding HD domain-containing protein has protein sequence MEKLIIALTELEKLKYVERGTNVKGRKESTAEHSWSCLLIADILIDYVEEPLNRLKVIEYLIYHDIVEVYAGDAKFNNPEEMKLKHQKEEQALEKIKTLIPNKLRFEKIVSEYEKRATREAEFAKAVDCLDACIRNINDDTKSNNDGFTEVLIRNKYLPHVSKFDITKELFEHLIHRLQVLNKL, from the coding sequence ATGGAAAAATTGATTATAGCATTAACCGAATTAGAAAAGTTAAAATATGTTGAACGTGGTACCAATGTAAAGGGAAGAAAAGAAAGTACAGCAGAACACTCTTGGAGTTGTTTGCTGATTGCGGATATTCTAATCGATTATGTTGAAGAACCATTAAACAGATTAAAAGTTATTGAGTATTTAATTTACCATGATATTGTTGAAGTTTATGCAGGAGATGCCAAATTCAATAATCCAGAGGAAATGAAACTCAAACATCAAAAAGAAGAACAAGCATTAGAAAAAATCAAAACACTTATTCCTAATAAATTAAGATTTGAAAAAATTGTCAGTGAATATGAAAAAAGAGCCACACGAGAAGCTGAATTTGCTAAAGCTGTTGACTGTTTAGACGCCTGTATTAGAAATATTAATGATGATACTAAATCTAATAATGATGGATTTACAGAAGTCTTAATAAGAAATAAATATTTGCCACATGTGTCAAAGTTTGACATTACAAAAGAATTATTTGAGCATTTAATACACCGACTGCAAGTATTAAATAAATTATAA
- a CDS encoding competence protein CoiA yields the protein MRFALIDNNRTEAQPKLNGLCCCCSKPVIAKCGTRKIWHWAHKSKTDCDNWWEPETEWHRTWKNNYPSDWQEISLFDNGTKEKHIADVRTAHSLVIEFQHSNINPQERTAREQFYKNMVWIVDGTRLKRDYPRFLKEWKRDGISEVHQTEKSGIFEVCFPEFCFPEAWLKSSVPVIFDFRGNSSIDDTEDLRNNLYCLFPQVGRHAKVAEISRKAFLNTTTNGEWTLRVQEFINEFRKQDQIKERENRQTLYSSNRGIYSWRGIPIIGYRKRRRRL from the coding sequence ATGCGCTTTGCTTTAATAGATAATAATCGGACAGAAGCTCAACCGAAACTTAACGGATTGTGTTGTTGTTGTTCGAAGCCAGTTATTGCAAAATGTGGTACACGAAAAATATGGCATTGGGCACATAAAAGCAAAACGGATTGTGACAATTGGTGGGAACCAGAAACAGAGTGGCACCGAACTTGGAAAAACAATTATCCATCCGATTGGCAAGAAATATCTTTGTTTGATAATGGAACAAAAGAAAAACATATTGCTGATGTTCGTACCGCTCATAGCCTCGTAATAGAGTTTCAACATTCGAACATTAATCCTCAAGAGCGAACTGCACGAGAACAGTTTTATAAAAACATGGTTTGGATAGTGGATGGCACGCGACTAAAAAGAGATTATCCTCGTTTTTTAAAGGAATGGAAAAGAGACGGAATTAGTGAAGTGCATCAAACTGAAAAGTCGGGGATTTTTGAGGTTTGTTTTCCAGAGTTTTGTTTTCCAGAAGCTTGGCTTAAAAGTTCTGTACCTGTAATCTTTGATTTTCGAGGAAACAGTTCAATAGATGATACAGAAGATTTACGAAATAATCTTTACTGTTTATTTCCACAGGTTGGTAGACATGCAAAAGTTGCAGAAATCTCACGTAAAGCTTTTTTGAATACAACCACAAATGGTGAATGGACTTTGAGAGTTCAGGAATTCATAAATGAATTTAGAAAGCAAGACCAAATAAAAGAAAGAGAAAATCGACAAACATTGTACTCATCAAATAGAGGAATATATTCATGGAGAGGAATTCCAATTATTGGATATAGAAAGCGTAGACGAAGATTATAA